From the Leifsonia sp. AG29 genome, one window contains:
- the rpoB gene encoding DNA-directed RNA polymerase subunit beta, whose protein sequence is MAAARNATNTDKTPKNGRAASRLSFAKITDTLTVPDLLALQTESFDWLVGNDAWKARVAEAEAQGRQDLPAATGLEEIFEEISPIEDLGETMQLSFTNPFLEEKKYSIDECKEKGKTYAAPLYVEAEFMNHLTGEIKTQTVFMGDFPLMTEKGTFIINGTERVVVSQLVRSPGVYFEATADKTSDKDIYSARIIPSRGAWLEFEIDKRDQVGVRIDRKRKQSVTVFLKALGLTSEEILSEFAGYQSIELTLEKDAILTKEEALKDIYRKLRPGEQVAAEAARALLDNFYFNPKRYDLAKVGRYKINRKLGLEAPLTDSVLTVQDIIATIKYLVALHDGQTTIKGLRNGQEADIRLDIDDIDHFGNRRIRAVGELIQNQVRTGLSRMERVVRERMTTQDIEAITPQTLINVRPVVAAIKEFFGTSQLSQFMDQNNPLAGLTHKRRLSALGPGGLSRERAGVEVRDVHPSHYGRMCPIETPEGPNIGLIGSLASFARINSFGFIETPYRKVVDGRVTDQIDYLTASEEDDFVVAQANAPLDANGHFVEERVLARQKGGEVDLIPAEEIGYMDVSPRQMVSVGTSLIPFLEHDDANRALMGANMQRQAVPLLRSESPLVGTGMEGYAAIDAGDVVIAEKSGVVTEVSADAVTVQADDGTIKTYYLRKFDRSNQGTSYNHRVIVDEGDRIEAGEVVADGPATENGELALGKNLLVAFMPWEGHNFEDAIILSQNLVKDDTLSSIHIEEYEVDARDTKLGKEEITRDLPNVSPDLLADLDERGIIRIGAEVRPGDILVGKVTPKGETELSAEERLLRAIFNEKSREVRDTSLKVPHGEEGTIIGVKVFDAQDGDDELGSGVNQRVVVYIAQKRKITAGDKLAGRHGNKGVISKILPVEDMPFLADGTPVDVILNPLGVPGRMNFGQVLEIHLGWIAKNGWEIDGKPKWAAELPEAAYSVEPNTKVATPVFDGAKEEEIAGLLDSTLPTRDGERLIGGSGKTQLFDGRSGEPYPDPVSVGYMYILKLHHLVDDKIHARSTGPYSMITQQPLGGKAQFGGQRFGEMEVWALEAYGAAYALQELLTIKSDDILGRVKVYEAIVKGENIQEPGIPESFKVLIKEMQSLCLNVEVLSADGQAVSLRDSDDEAFRAAEELGINISSRFESSSIDEI, encoded by the coding sequence TTGGCTGCTGCGCGCAACGCAACCAACACCGACAAGACACCCAAGAACGGACGAGCCGCATCTCGTCTCTCGTTCGCCAAGATCACGGACACCCTCACCGTCCCCGATCTGCTCGCACTGCAGACGGAGAGCTTCGACTGGCTGGTCGGAAACGACGCGTGGAAGGCGCGCGTCGCCGAGGCCGAGGCTCAGGGCCGTCAGGATCTGCCGGCCGCAACCGGCCTCGAGGAGATTTTCGAGGAGATCTCGCCCATCGAAGACCTGGGCGAGACCATGCAGCTCTCCTTCACGAACCCGTTCCTCGAGGAGAAGAAGTACTCGATCGACGAGTGCAAGGAGAAGGGCAAGACCTACGCGGCCCCGCTCTACGTCGAGGCCGAGTTCATGAACCACCTCACGGGTGAGATCAAGACCCAGACGGTCTTCATGGGCGACTTCCCGCTCATGACCGAGAAGGGCACGTTCATCATCAACGGCACCGAGCGTGTCGTCGTGTCGCAGCTCGTCCGCTCGCCGGGCGTGTACTTCGAGGCCACCGCCGACAAGACCTCCGACAAGGACATCTACTCGGCCCGCATCATCCCGAGCCGCGGCGCCTGGCTCGAGTTCGAGATCGACAAGCGCGACCAGGTCGGTGTCCGCATCGACCGCAAGCGCAAGCAGTCGGTCACGGTGTTCCTCAAGGCCCTCGGCCTCACCAGCGAGGAGATCCTCTCCGAGTTCGCCGGGTACCAGTCCATCGAGCTCACCCTCGAGAAGGACGCCATCCTCACCAAGGAGGAGGCCCTCAAGGACATCTACCGCAAGCTGCGCCCGGGCGAGCAGGTCGCCGCCGAGGCCGCGCGTGCGCTGCTCGACAACTTCTACTTCAACCCGAAGCGCTACGACCTGGCCAAGGTCGGCCGCTACAAGATCAACCGCAAGCTCGGCCTCGAGGCCCCGCTCACGGACTCGGTGCTGACCGTCCAGGACATCATCGCGACGATCAAGTACCTGGTCGCCCTGCACGACGGCCAGACCACGATCAAGGGTCTCCGCAACGGCCAGGAGGCGGACATCCGCCTCGACATCGACGACATCGACCACTTCGGCAACCGTCGCATCCGCGCCGTCGGCGAGCTCATCCAGAACCAGGTCCGCACCGGCCTCAGCCGCATGGAGCGCGTCGTCCGCGAGCGCATGACCACGCAGGACATCGAGGCGATCACCCCGCAGACCCTGATCAACGTGCGACCGGTCGTCGCCGCGATCAAGGAGTTCTTCGGCACCTCCCAGCTGTCGCAGTTCATGGACCAGAACAACCCGCTCGCCGGCCTGACGCACAAGCGTCGCCTCTCGGCGCTCGGCCCGGGTGGTCTGAGCCGTGAGCGTGCCGGCGTCGAGGTCCGCGACGTGCACCCCTCGCACTACGGCCGCATGTGCCCGATCGAGACGCCGGAAGGCCCGAACATCGGTCTGATCGGCTCGCTCGCGTCGTTCGCGCGGATCAACTCGTTCGGCTTCATCGAGACGCCGTACCGCAAGGTCGTCGACGGCCGGGTCACCGACCAGATCGACTACCTCACGGCGTCGGAGGAGGACGACTTCGTCGTCGCGCAGGCGAACGCCCCGCTCGACGCGAACGGCCACTTCGTGGAGGAGCGCGTCCTCGCCCGGCAGAAGGGCGGCGAGGTCGACCTGATCCCCGCCGAGGAGATCGGCTACATGGACGTCTCCCCGCGCCAGATGGTGTCGGTGGGTACCTCCCTCATCCCGTTCCTCGAGCACGACGACGCCAACCGCGCCCTCATGGGTGCGAACATGCAGCGCCAGGCCGTCCCGCTCCTCCGCTCCGAGAGCCCGCTCGTCGGAACCGGTATGGAGGGCTACGCGGCCATCGACGCCGGTGACGTGGTCATCGCGGAGAAGTCCGGCGTGGTCACCGAGGTCTCGGCCGACGCGGTCACCGTCCAGGCGGACGACGGCACGATCAAGACCTACTACCTGCGCAAGTTCGACCGCTCGAACCAGGGCACGTCGTACAACCACCGCGTGATCGTCGACGAAGGCGACCGGATCGAGGCGGGCGAGGTCGTCGCCGACGGCCCCGCCACCGAGAACGGGGAGCTCGCGCTCGGCAAGAACCTGCTCGTCGCGTTCATGCCGTGGGAGGGCCACAACTTCGAGGACGCGATCATCCTCAGCCAGAACCTGGTGAAGGACGACACCCTCTCCTCGATCCACATCGAGGAGTACGAGGTCGACGCCCGCGACACCAAGCTCGGCAAGGAGGAGATCACCCGCGACCTCCCGAACGTCAGCCCGGACCTCCTGGCCGACCTCGACGAGCGCGGCATCATCCGCATCGGCGCCGAGGTGCGCCCCGGCGACATCCTCGTCGGCAAGGTCACGCCGAAGGGCGAGACCGAGCTGTCGGCCGAGGAGCGCCTGCTCCGCGCGATCTTCAACGAGAAGAGCCGCGAGGTGCGCGACACCTCCCTCAAGGTCCCGCACGGCGAGGAGGGCACCATCATCGGTGTCAAGGTCTTCGACGCGCAGGACGGCGACGACGAGCTCGGCTCCGGCGTGAACCAGCGCGTGGTGGTCTACATCGCCCAGAAGCGCAAGATCACCGCGGGCGACAAGCTCGCCGGCCGTCACGGCAACAAGGGCGTCATCTCCAAGATCCTGCCGGTCGAGGACATGCCGTTCCTCGCCGACGGGACCCCGGTCGACGTGATCCTCAACCCGCTGGGTGTTCCGGGCCGCATGAACTTCGGCCAGGTCCTCGAGATCCACCTCGGGTGGATCGCGAAGAACGGCTGGGAGATCGACGGCAAGCCGAAGTGGGCGGCCGAGCTGCCCGAGGCCGCGTACAGCGTCGAGCCGAACACCAAGGTCGCGACCCCGGTGTTCGACGGCGCCAAGGAGGAGGAGATCGCGGGTCTGCTCGACTCGACCCTCCCGACGCGCGACGGCGAGCGCCTCATCGGCGGCTCCGGCAAGACGCAGCTGTTCGACGGCCGCTCCGGCGAGCCCTACCCGGACCCCGTGTCGGTCGGCTACATGTACATCCTGAAGCTGCACCACCTGGTCGACGACAAGATCCACGCGCGCTCGACCGGCCCGTACTCGATGATCACCCAGCAGCCGCTCGGTGGTAAGGCGCAGTTCGGCGGTCAGCGGTTCGGTGAGATGGAGGTGTGGGCCCTCGAGGCCTACGGTGCGGCGTACGCGCTGCAGGAGCTCCTGACC
- a CDS encoding SDR family oxidoreductase: protein MPDLVLVTGGSGFVGAHCIIALLEAGYDVRTTIRTPARAADVRSQLKAGGIDDPGDRLSFAVTDLLSDDGWADAVAGCRFVLHVASPFPAFMPRDPDELIRPAREGALRVLRASLDAGVERVVLTSSFAAIGYGHAPTDRAFTEEDWTELDSGRPVTAYVQSKTLAERAAWDFVADARSKGGALELATVNPVGVLGPVLGPDLSSSVELVRLVAEGRLPRLPDASFGLVDVRDVAALHLLAMTRPEAAGERFLAIAGEVMSAPELALVIRGHLGEQAGQRVATKLMPSWVLKAAAPFSSRVRDSLPELGTVRRASSEKAIRVLGWSPRTREEAIIATVDTLPTYRSHR from the coding sequence ATGCCCGATCTGGTCCTCGTCACCGGCGGCTCCGGCTTCGTCGGGGCGCACTGCATCATCGCCCTCCTCGAAGCGGGGTACGACGTCCGCACCACGATCCGGACGCCCGCGCGAGCCGCCGACGTCCGGTCGCAGCTGAAGGCGGGCGGCATCGACGACCCCGGCGACCGGCTGAGCTTCGCGGTGACCGACCTGCTCTCCGACGACGGCTGGGCGGATGCGGTCGCCGGCTGCCGTTTCGTGCTCCATGTCGCCTCCCCGTTCCCGGCGTTCATGCCGCGCGACCCCGACGAGCTGATCCGTCCCGCGCGGGAGGGCGCTCTCCGCGTGCTGCGCGCCTCCCTCGACGCGGGCGTGGAGCGGGTCGTGCTCACGTCGTCGTTCGCCGCGATCGGGTACGGGCACGCGCCGACCGACCGCGCCTTCACCGAGGAGGACTGGACCGAGCTCGACAGCGGCCGCCCGGTGACCGCCTACGTCCAGTCGAAGACCCTCGCCGAGCGTGCGGCCTGGGACTTCGTCGCCGACGCCCGGTCGAAGGGAGGCGCGCTCGAGCTCGCCACGGTCAACCCGGTCGGCGTGCTGGGGCCGGTCCTCGGGCCCGACCTGTCGAGTTCCGTCGAGCTCGTGAGGCTGGTGGCCGAGGGGAGGCTCCCGCGCCTCCCCGACGCGTCGTTCGGCCTGGTCGACGTGCGCGATGTCGCCGCACTGCACCTCCTCGCCATGACCCGGCCCGAGGCGGCGGGGGAGCGGTTCCTCGCGATCGCCGGCGAGGTGATGAGCGCGCCGGAGCTCGCGCTCGTCATCCGCGGGCACCTCGGCGAGCAGGCCGGCCAGCGTGTGGCCACGAAGCTCATGCCGAGCTGGGTGCTCAAGGCCGCGGCCCCGTTCAGCAGCCGCGTGCGCGACTCGCTCCCCGAGCTCGGGACGGTTCGCCGGGCCTCCTCGGAGAAGGCGATCCGGGTGCTCGGGTGGTCTCCGCGCACCCGCGAGGAGGCGATCATCGCGACGGTCGACACCCTCCCGACCTACCGCTCGCACCGCTGA